In the Leifsonia sp. 466MF genome, one interval contains:
- a CDS encoding GntR family transcriptional regulator, translating to MADAALKAAAPSKSQLAYEFIRARIDDGRYVSGFRLVLGQIAGELDISVVPVREAIRRLEAEGLVTFEKNVGAQVALLHEAEYTYTMETLALVEGAATQMSAPLLTADHLERARAINREMIACLDDFIPHRFTELNQQFHAVLFEECPNPHILDLVHRGWNRLTVLRDSTFSFVPGRARESVDEHEHIVELIESGAEPLEIELAARRHRLATLDALHRRQEQAAASEQQQP from the coding sequence ATGGCAGACGCAGCGCTGAAGGCCGCGGCCCCGAGCAAGTCGCAGCTCGCATACGAGTTCATCCGGGCCCGCATCGACGACGGCCGGTACGTCTCCGGATTCCGGCTGGTCCTCGGGCAGATCGCGGGCGAGCTGGACATCAGCGTCGTCCCCGTGCGGGAGGCCATCCGCCGGCTGGAGGCGGAGGGGCTGGTGACGTTCGAGAAGAACGTCGGCGCCCAGGTCGCCCTGCTGCACGAGGCCGAGTACACGTACACGATGGAGACTCTCGCCCTCGTCGAGGGCGCCGCGACCCAGATGTCCGCTCCCCTGCTGACCGCCGACCACCTGGAGCGGGCCAGGGCGATCAACCGTGAGATGATCGCGTGCCTCGACGACTTCATCCCGCACCGGTTCACCGAGCTCAACCAGCAGTTCCACGCGGTCCTCTTCGAGGAGTGCCCGAACCCGCACATCCTCGACCTGGTACACCGCGGCTGGAACCGCCTGACCGTGCTGCGCGACTCGACGTTCAGCTTCGTGCCCGGCCGTGCCCGCGAGTCCGTCGACGAGCACGAGCACATCGTCGAGCTGATCGAATCCGGCGCCGAGCCGCTCGAGATCGAGCTCGCCGCCCGGCGCCACCGGCTCGCCACCCTGGACGCCCTCCACCGCCGCCAGGAGCAGGCGGCCGCGAGCGAACAGCAGCAGCCGTGA
- the hpaE gene encoding 5-carboxymethyl-2-hydroxymuconate semialdehyde dehydrogenase, with protein sequence MAQHHIPENLPDTIRHFIDGRFVDSVSGATFDVLDPVSNETYAQGAAGQKEDIDLAVAAARRAFREGPWPRMKPRERARVLNRIADAVEEQDERLAELETFDTGLPITQALGQAQRAAENFRFFADLIVAQADDAYKVAGSQLNYVNRKPIGVAGLITPWNTPFMLESWKLAPALATGNTVVLKPAEFTPLSASLWAEIFREAGVPDGVFNLVNGLGEEAGDALVKHPDVPLISFTGESRTGQIIFANAAPYLKGLSMELGGKSPAVVFADADLDAAIDSTLFGVFSLNGERCTAGSRILVERPIYDEFLERYAERAKNIVVGDPHDPKTEVGALVHPEHFEKVMSYVELGKQEGRLLAGGGRPEGLEHGNYVAPTVFADVAPDARIFQEEIFGPVVAITPFDSDEEALDLANGVKYGLAAYIWTSDLERAHTFAQNVEAGMVWLNSHNVRDLRTPFGGVKASGLGHEGGYRSIDFYTDQQAVHITLGPVHTARFGASAHQPEEAAEAAEDAGDA encoded by the coding sequence ATGGCGCAGCACCACATCCCCGAGAACCTCCCGGACACCATCCGGCACTTCATCGACGGCCGCTTCGTCGACAGCGTCTCGGGCGCGACGTTCGACGTGCTCGACCCGGTGTCGAACGAGACGTACGCGCAGGGTGCAGCGGGTCAGAAGGAGGACATCGACCTGGCCGTGGCCGCCGCCCGCCGCGCCTTCCGCGAGGGTCCGTGGCCGCGGATGAAGCCGCGCGAGCGGGCGCGGGTGCTGAACCGCATCGCCGACGCGGTCGAAGAGCAGGACGAGCGGCTCGCCGAGCTCGAGACCTTCGACACCGGCCTCCCGATCACCCAGGCGCTCGGTCAGGCGCAGCGTGCCGCGGAGAACTTCCGCTTCTTCGCCGACCTGATCGTGGCGCAGGCCGACGACGCCTACAAGGTCGCCGGCAGCCAGCTGAACTACGTCAACCGCAAGCCGATCGGCGTCGCCGGGCTCATCACCCCCTGGAACACGCCGTTCATGCTGGAGAGCTGGAAGCTCGCCCCGGCGCTCGCCACCGGAAACACGGTCGTGCTGAAGCCGGCCGAGTTCACGCCGTTGTCGGCGAGCCTGTGGGCGGAGATCTTCCGTGAGGCCGGCGTGCCGGACGGCGTGTTCAACCTGGTCAACGGGCTGGGCGAGGAGGCGGGTGACGCGCTGGTGAAGCATCCCGATGTCCCGCTCATCTCGTTCACCGGCGAGAGCCGCACCGGACAGATCATCTTCGCGAACGCGGCGCCGTACCTCAAGGGCCTGTCGATGGAGCTGGGCGGCAAGTCGCCGGCCGTCGTGTTCGCCGACGCGGACCTGGATGCGGCGATCGACTCGACGCTGTTCGGTGTGTTCTCGCTCAATGGCGAGCGCTGCACGGCCGGCTCCCGCATTCTGGTCGAGCGTCCGATCTACGACGAGTTCCTGGAGCGCTACGCCGAGCGGGCGAAGAACATCGTCGTCGGCGATCCGCACGACCCGAAGACCGAGGTCGGCGCGCTCGTACACCCGGAGCACTTCGAGAAGGTCATGTCGTACGTCGAGCTCGGCAAGCAGGAGGGACGTCTGCTCGCGGGCGGCGGACGCCCGGAGGGTCTCGAGCACGGCAACTACGTCGCGCCGACCGTCTTCGCCGATGTCGCGCCCGACGCGCGGATCTTCCAGGAGGAGATCTTCGGCCCGGTCGTCGCGATCACCCCGTTCGACTCGGACGAGGAGGCGCTGGACCTCGCCAACGGCGTGAAGTACGGCCTCGCCGCGTACATCTGGACCAGCGATCTGGAGCGCGCGCACACCTTCGCCCAGAACGTCGAGGCTGGGATGGTGTGGCTCAACTCGCACAACGTCCGCGACCTGCGCACGCCGTTCGGCGGAGTGAAGGCCTCCGGGCTGGGGCACGAGGGCGGATACCGCTCGATCGACTTCTATACGGACCAGCAGGCCGTGCACATCACGCTGGGCCCCGTCCACACCGCCCGGTTCGGTGCGAGCGCGCACCAGCCGGAGGAAGCGGCGGAAGCGGCCGAAGACGCCGGCGACGCCTGA
- the hpaD gene encoding 3,4-dihydroxyphenylacetate 2,3-dioxygenase — MTITPDSPEPTVTGSDPIPAPTDRIPTPKATPPDVVRCAYMELVVTDLAASREFYVDVLDLVVTEEDENAVYLRSFEEFIHHNLVLRKGPVAAVAAFAYRVRTPEDLDRAVAFYTELGCRVERRSEGFTKGVGDSVRVEDPLGFPYEFFYEVEHVERLAWRYDLYTPGALVRIDHFNQVTPDVPRAVKYMEDLGFRVTEDIQDEHGTTYAAWMRRKPTVHDTAMTGGDGPRMHHVAFATHEKHNIIAICDKLGALRRSDCIERGPGRHGVSNAFYLYLRDPDGHRVEIYTQDYYTGDPDNPVVTWDVHDNQRRDWWGNPVVPSWYTEASTVLDLDGNPQPLTSRTDDSEMEVTIGADGFSYTRKGEEAQGFKLGAQV, encoded by the coding sequence ATGACCATCACCCCCGACTCGCCGGAGCCCACCGTGACCGGCAGCGACCCCATCCCGGCGCCGACCGACCGCATCCCGACGCCGAAGGCCACCCCGCCGGATGTCGTGCGGTGCGCCTACATGGAGCTCGTCGTCACCGACCTCGCCGCCAGTCGCGAGTTCTACGTCGACGTGCTCGACCTCGTCGTCACCGAGGAGGACGAGAACGCCGTGTACCTGCGGTCGTTCGAGGAGTTCATCCACCACAACCTCGTGCTGCGCAAGGGACCGGTGGCGGCCGTCGCGGCGTTCGCGTACCGGGTGCGGACGCCGGAAGACCTGGACCGCGCTGTCGCGTTCTACACCGAGCTGGGCTGCCGGGTGGAGCGTCGCTCCGAGGGCTTCACCAAGGGCGTCGGCGACTCGGTCCGCGTCGAGGACCCACTCGGTTTCCCGTACGAGTTCTTCTACGAGGTGGAGCACGTGGAACGCCTCGCCTGGCGCTACGACCTGTACACGCCCGGCGCGCTCGTCCGGATCGACCACTTCAACCAGGTCACGCCCGACGTGCCGCGAGCCGTGAAGTACATGGAGGACCTCGGCTTCCGCGTCACCGAGGACATCCAGGACGAGCACGGCACCACCTACGCCGCGTGGATGCGCCGCAAGCCGACCGTGCACGACACCGCGATGACCGGCGGCGACGGCCCGCGGATGCACCACGTCGCATTCGCCACCCACGAGAAGCACAACATCATCGCGATCTGCGACAAGCTGGGCGCCCTCCGCCGCAGCGACTGCATCGAGCGCGGACCGGGCCGTCACGGCGTCTCCAACGCGTTCTACCTGTACCTGCGCGACCCCGACGGCCACCGCGTCGAGATCTACACGCAGGACTACTACACCGGCGACCCGGACAACCCGGTCGTCACGTGGGATGTGCACGACAACCAGCGCCGCGACTGGTGGGGCAACCCCGTCGTACCGTCCTGGTACACGGAGGCGTCGACCGTCCTCGACCTCGACGGCAACCCGCAGCCGCTGACGAGCCGCACCGACGACTCCGAGATGGAGGTCACCATCGGCGCCGACGGCTTCTCCTACACCCGGAAGGGCGAAGAGGCGCAGGGCTTCAAGCTCGGCGCGCAGGTGTAG
- a CDS encoding GNAT family N-acetyltransferase, with protein sequence MTGAQVRAARSEDAEAMARVHVDSWRETYRGVMPDRVLDDPGMLEMRRRFWATVLADRRFEGTTAVAEENGRIVGIALAGPSPNAEEDGAAQLYVLYLLHGHHGSGLGRGLLDAVLDDESPATLWVADPNPRAQAFYRKAGFTADGEEKVEDGVRELRMIRPAGGASRVSGSPGRG encoded by the coding sequence GTGACCGGCGCACAGGTGCGAGCAGCGCGTAGCGAGGACGCCGAGGCGATGGCCCGCGTGCACGTGGACTCGTGGCGCGAGACCTATCGCGGCGTGATGCCCGATCGGGTGCTCGATGACCCGGGGATGCTGGAGATGCGTCGCCGGTTCTGGGCCACCGTGCTCGCCGACCGGCGCTTCGAGGGCACGACAGCCGTCGCGGAAGAGAACGGCCGGATCGTCGGGATCGCCCTGGCCGGACCGTCGCCGAACGCGGAGGAGGACGGCGCGGCCCAGCTGTATGTGCTGTACCTGCTTCACGGGCATCACGGCAGCGGTCTGGGCCGCGGGCTGCTCGACGCGGTGCTGGACGACGAGAGTCCCGCGACGCTGTGGGTGGCCGATCCCAATCCGCGGGCCCAGGCGTTCTACCGCAAGGCCGGCTTCACCGCCGACGGTGAAGAGAAGGTCGAGGACGGTGTGCGGGAGCTGCGGATGATCCGCCCGGCCGGGGGAGCGTCGCGCGTCAGCGGTTCGCCGGGTCGAGGGTGA
- a CDS encoding GNAT family N-acetyltransferase yields the protein MGDIDVRPARPTEWAAVGGLRWDSVFEFGGEALDPRDVFAEQFAEWARDHQDTHECFVAVADGAVIGMTWLAVIPRVPSARAFHRASGDLQCAYVAPEHRNRGIGGRLIDAVVDSARERRLERVTVHSSPRAVPVYERHGFSSEGRLLHVYVVHRDAPGAPAGVLR from the coding sequence ATGGGCGATATCGACGTGCGGCCGGCGCGGCCGACGGAGTGGGCGGCGGTCGGCGGGCTGCGCTGGGATTCGGTGTTCGAGTTCGGGGGTGAGGCCCTCGATCCGCGCGACGTGTTCGCGGAGCAGTTCGCCGAGTGGGCGCGCGACCATCAGGACACGCACGAGTGCTTCGTCGCCGTCGCGGACGGCGCGGTGATCGGGATGACGTGGCTGGCCGTCATCCCGCGGGTCCCGAGCGCACGCGCGTTCCACCGCGCATCCGGCGACCTGCAGTGCGCGTACGTCGCCCCCGAACATCGCAACCGCGGGATCGGCGGCCGGCTGATCGACGCCGTCGTGGACAGCGCTCGCGAGCGGCGGCTCGAGCGCGTGACGGTGCACTCCAGCCCACGGGCGGTGCCCGTGTACGAGCGGCACGGTTTCAGCTCGGAGGGGCGACTGCTCCATGTCTACGTCGTGCATCGGGATGCGCCGGGGGCTCCGGCGGGAGTGTTGAGGTGA
- a CDS encoding DUF1349 domain-containing protein, with amino-acid sequence MPISIPTLPELSWTHTPGDADFDPSTEVLALTAAAGVDWSNDALGAHSQHAATALTLEAPAGDFTLSARVRVAEPRTTFDAGALVLWSDDDHWAKLCFEFSPQGQPMVVSVVTDRYSDDCNSTHVTSGEVFLRVARIGEAWAFHSSADGIQWDFVRLFRLDAGADGWRVGFLSQAPMGDTCTATFDRIALRHDGLADLRNGE; translated from the coding sequence ATGCCGATCAGCATCCCCACCCTGCCCGAGCTCTCCTGGACCCACACGCCCGGCGACGCCGACTTCGACCCCTCGACCGAGGTGCTCGCTCTGACGGCCGCCGCCGGGGTCGACTGGTCGAACGACGCGCTCGGCGCGCACTCGCAGCACGCCGCGACCGCGCTCACGCTCGAGGCGCCCGCGGGCGACTTCACCCTGTCCGCCCGGGTTCGCGTCGCGGAGCCCCGCACGACGTTCGATGCCGGCGCGCTCGTGCTGTGGAGCGACGACGACCACTGGGCGAAATTGTGCTTCGAGTTCTCGCCGCAGGGTCAGCCGATGGTGGTGAGCGTCGTCACCGACCGGTACTCGGACGACTGCAACAGCACCCACGTCACCAGCGGCGAGGTCTTCCTGCGCGTCGCGCGCATCGGGGAGGCATGGGCATTCCACTCGTCGGCGGACGGCATCCAGTGGGACTTCGTCCGCCTGTTCCGGCTGGATGCCGGCGCGGACGGCTGGAGAGTCGGCTTCCTGTCGCAGGCGCCGATGGGCGACACCTGCACCGCGACCTTCGACCGGATCGCGCTCCGCCACGACGGGCTCGCTGACCTCCGCAACGGGGAGTGA
- a CDS encoding VOC family protein, protein MTDTEGAGIVGVSTIGIPVSDQDRALAFYRDVLGFEVRVDAPLPQLGSRWIMLAPPGSAVSVSLVPAQPDAPAGVETGIRFETLDAERTHETLSRAGADVGEMLRWPDVPAMFAAHDPDGNRFEVVERV, encoded by the coding sequence ATGACGGACACGGAAGGCGCCGGCATCGTCGGCGTCAGCACCATCGGCATCCCGGTCTCCGACCAGGATCGCGCGCTCGCGTTCTACCGCGATGTCCTCGGGTTCGAGGTGCGGGTCGACGCGCCACTCCCGCAGCTCGGGAGCCGCTGGATCATGCTCGCGCCACCCGGCTCCGCGGTGTCGGTGTCCTTGGTGCCGGCCCAGCCGGATGCGCCCGCGGGCGTCGAGACGGGCATCCGCTTCGAGACGCTCGACGCGGAGCGCACCCACGAGACGCTGTCTCGCGCCGGTGCCGACGTGGGAGAGATGCTCCGTTGGCCGGACGTCCCGGCGATGTTCGCGGCACACGACCCCGACGGCAACCGGTTCGAGGTGGTCGAGCGCGTCTGA
- a CDS encoding FAD-dependent oxidoreductase, which yields MATSVIVIGAGVVGAATALSLAREGASVLLLEAFERGHDRGSSHGATRIFRHGYAEQDYVELSVRALSGWKQLERISGRTLLDATGAVDHGDPVVLKAIAEAQDAAGLPYEWLTGAEAETRWPGLRFEDHVLFSPGGGRLRAADALDALLDAAEGAGAELRFGVRATGVEDSGDNVTVVTDGGTHTADVVVVAAGSWTPSLLRPWLSAHGVELPEVRVTEEQPAHFPVLPGLADAETAWPSFVHHPTRNAVASAYGLLTPGEGVKVGFHGVGPEVDPDGRDRRIDPDRLEQLKQYVAEWVPGVDATHPEGISCLYDSTEQEDFVLDRVGKVVIATGFSGHGFKFGPALGDVLARLALHREPAAPRFRVAVAPPDA from the coding sequence ATGGCAACGAGCGTGATCGTCATCGGCGCGGGTGTCGTCGGCGCGGCGACGGCCTTGTCGCTGGCGCGCGAAGGAGCGTCGGTGCTGCTGCTGGAGGCGTTCGAACGCGGCCACGATCGCGGGTCGTCGCACGGTGCGACCAGGATCTTCCGTCACGGCTACGCAGAGCAGGACTATGTGGAGCTGTCCGTCCGCGCGCTCAGCGGGTGGAAGCAGCTGGAGCGGATCAGCGGCCGCACGCTGCTCGACGCGACGGGAGCGGTCGACCACGGCGATCCGGTGGTGCTGAAGGCGATCGCCGAGGCGCAGGATGCGGCGGGGCTGCCCTACGAGTGGCTGACAGGTGCCGAGGCCGAGACGCGCTGGCCGGGCCTCCGGTTCGAGGACCACGTGCTGTTCAGCCCGGGCGGCGGCCGATTGCGGGCAGCCGACGCTCTGGATGCCCTGCTCGACGCTGCCGAAGGCGCGGGAGCAGAGCTGCGCTTCGGCGTCCGCGCGACGGGAGTGGAGGACTCCGGCGACAACGTGACGGTGGTGACCGACGGTGGCACCCATACAGCTGACGTGGTGGTGGTCGCGGCAGGCTCGTGGACGCCGTCACTCCTGCGTCCCTGGCTCTCGGCTCACGGCGTGGAGCTTCCCGAAGTCCGCGTGACGGAGGAACAACCGGCGCACTTCCCGGTACTTCCTGGCCTGGCGGACGCAGAGACGGCCTGGCCGAGCTTCGTGCACCACCCCACCCGCAACGCCGTGGCCAGCGCCTACGGACTGCTGACACCGGGGGAGGGCGTCAAGGTCGGTTTCCACGGCGTCGGCCCGGAGGTGGACCCGGACGGTCGCGATCGGCGCATCGATCCCGACAGACTGGAACAGTTGAAGCAGTACGTGGCCGAGTGGGTGCCGGGTGTCGATGCGACGCATCCCGAGGGCATCAGCTGCCTCTACGACAGCACCGAGCAGGAGGACTTCGTGCTCGACCGCGTCGGGAAGGTCGTCATCGCAACCGGGTTCTCGGGTCACGGATTCAAGTTCGGTCCTGCGCTCGGCGATGTGCTCGCCCGTCTGGCGCTGCACCGCGAGCCGGCCGCGCCGCGCTTCCGCGTGGCGGTCGCGCCGCCCGACGCATAG
- a CDS encoding ferritin family protein, with product MSTDQYHEPPSELSEETRTFARMCASLSEEAEAIGWYEQRIAVEKDEVAKAIMLDSLAEEYKHFSMELEFLLRAKPQWRETAKGILFQHGDIVQHGEEAEEAAAP from the coding sequence ATGTCGACTGATCAGTACCACGAGCCGCCGAGCGAGCTCAGCGAGGAGACGCGGACGTTCGCGCGGATGTGCGCGAGCCTGTCCGAGGAGGCGGAGGCGATCGGCTGGTACGAGCAGCGCATCGCCGTCGAGAAGGACGAGGTCGCGAAGGCGATCATGCTCGACTCGCTCGCAGAGGAGTACAAGCACTTCAGCATGGAGCTCGAGTTCCTGCTGCGGGCGAAGCCGCAGTGGCGGGAGACGGCGAAGGGCATCCTGTTCCAGCACGGCGACATCGTCCAACACGGCGAGGAGGCCGAAGAGGCCGCCGCCCCCTAA